A genomic segment from Phragmites australis chromosome 6, lpPhrAust1.1, whole genome shotgun sequence encodes:
- the LOC133922593 gene encoding glyceraldehyde-3-phosphate dehydrogenase GAPCP1, chloroplastic-like: MAALSVPLRAAGPRAAADPVKVSCARSTGSAHFGCSFLSIAASSSARNIEPLRAIATQAPPAIPQYSSGEKTKIGINGFGRIGRLVLRIATSRDDIEVVAVNDPFIDAKYMAYMFKYDSTHGPFKGSIYVVDDTTLEINGKKITITSKRDPAQIPWGNYGAEYVVESSGVFTTTETASAHLKGGAKKVVISAPSADAPMFVVGVNENRYDPKMNVVSNASCTTNCLAPLAKVVHEEFGIVEGLMTTVHATTATQKTVDGPSMKDWRGGRGAGQNIIPSSTGAAKAVGKVLPELNGKLTGMAFRVPTPNVSVVDLTCRIEKSASYDDVKAAIKEASEGALKGILGYTDEDVVSNDFVGDSRSSIFDAKAGIGLSSSFMKLVSWYDNEWGYSNRVLDLIAHMALVSAKH; encoded by the exons ATGGCGGCGCTCTCCGTGCCCCTCCGCGCCGCCGgaccccgcgccgccgccgaccccGTCAAG GTCTCGTGCGCGAGGAGCACTGGCTCAGCTCACTTCGGCTGCAGCTTCCTCTCCATCGCAGCCTCCTCGTC TGCTAGGAACATTGAGCCGCTGAGGGCGATAGCTACACAGGCACCCCCTGCTATCCCAC AATATTCGAGTGGGGAGAAGACGAAGATTGGCATCAATG GGTTTGGACGGATTGGCAGGTTGGTCTTGCGAATTGCAACCAGCAGAGACGATATTGAAGTTGTGGCTGTGAATGATCCTTTCATCGATGCTAAGTACATG GCCTATATGTTCAAGTATGACTCCACTCATGGTCCATTTAAAGGTTCTATTTATGTTGTGGATGATACAACCCTGGAGATCAATGGGAAGAAAATCACAATTACAAGCAAAAG AGATCCTGCACAGATTCCATGGGGTAACTATGGagctgaatatgttgttgaGTCTTCTGGTGTTTTTACGACGACTGAGACAGCATCGGCACACTTGAAG GGTGGCGCTAAGAAAGTGGTGATTTCTGCGCCATCAGCAGATGCTCCCATGTTTGTAGTTGGAGTTAATGAGAATAGGTACGACCCAAAGATGAATGTTGTTTCTAACGCGAGTTGCACCACCAACTGTCTTGCTCCACTTGCCAAG GTTGTCCACGAGGAATTTGGCATTGTTGAGGGCCTCATGACAACTGTTCATGCCACAACAG CCACCCAGAAGACTGTTGATGGTCCTTCAATGAAGGATTGGAGAGGTGGACGTGGTGCTGGCCAAAACATAATTCCTAGCTCCACTGGTGCAGCAAAG GCTGTTGGAAAAGTCCTACCTGAGCTGAATGGAAAGCTCACTGGCATGGCCTTCCGAGTTCCAACACCAAATGTCTCTGTTGTGGACTTGACATGCCGTATCGAGAAAAGCGCCTCCTATGATGATGTGAAAGCAGCCATCAA GGAGGCATCAGAGGGTGCACTCAAAGGTATTCTAGGCTACACAGATGAGGATGTTGTTTCCAATGACTTTGTTGGTGATTCCAG GTCAAGCATCTTTGATGCCAAGGCTGGTATTGGACTGAGCTCTTCCTTCATGAAGCTTGTGTCTTGGTACGACAACGAGTGGGGCTACAG CAACCGGGTTCTGGATCTGATCGCCCACATGGCTCTTGTCAGCGCCAAGCATTGA
- the LOC133922595 gene encoding uncharacterized protein LOC133922595, with protein sequence MPVSFKYWDDCLDPEDMRLMWQDPNVSKEWADAGEEQGQKVHLSRDPDGEAYLTQTEMMAVAGITVHRHFQSQLDPYMIGALAEIASGRRLFVDTYDRKTKETKAGMMQVIPEVAQWLSRELGYKNYDIEDNINLLYWPFVNVYFGAAYAKWLFSCDDKQRTEEFVVRAYKGGKKKATHKSTAPIFQRYLYVKESLLSIRQPENCNDLTPDILADSSSTGTQLIYWDSKVSEGDMDAMWRHHDVLKEWTKSGERRGNVRFSLDAKKRPYLSRVEVKAVAEITISRHLSSRGVKPEALAALAEVCSMRFVHGVSTRTGLMGIDYPTAAWLSRDCGYRAYTVISVDDLYNPFASMYFGAAYLGWLSQYEGRERSHEFIVQAYLGGPENVNVQETGPFWNQFLEVLKHYQDPKKDHTSCCIL encoded by the exons ATGCCTGTAAGCTTCAAATATTGGGATGACTGCTTGGATCCAGAGGATATGAGATTAATGTGGCAAGATCCTAACGTAAGTAAAGAGTGGGCTGATGCTGGGGAAGAACAGGGACAGAAAGTTCACCTATCACGGGACCCTGATGGCGAGGCATATCTCACGCAAACTGAAATGATG GCAGTggctggaattactgttcatagACATTTCCAATCGCAACTAGACCCG TATATGATAGGCGCACTTGCAGAAATTGCAAGTGGAAGGAGACTCTTTGTAGATACCTACGATCGCAAGACTAAAGAGACAAAGGCTGGCATGATGCAGGTGATACCTGAAGTTGCTCAATGGCTTAGCAG GGAACTGGGTTACAAGAATTATGACATTGAAGATAATATCAATTTGCTCTACTGGCCATTTGTAAATGTCTACTTTGGTGCTGCTTACGCAAAATGGCTGTTCTCTTGTGATGACAA GCAAAGAACTGAAGAATTTGTTGTTAGGGCATATAAGGGAGGCAAAAAGAAGGCTACTCACAAATCAACTGCCCCAATTTTCCAGCGTTATCTTTATGTGAAAGAGAGCTTGTTGTCTATAAG ACAACCAGAAAATTGCAATGATCTTACTCCTGATATCCTAGCAGATTCCTCAAGCACAG GAACACAGTTGATATATTGGGATTCCAAGGTATCAGAGGGAGATATGGATGCAATGTGGAGACATCATGATGTGCTTAAGGAGTGGACAAAATCTGGTGAGAGACGTGGAAATGTACGATTCTCCCTTGATGCAAAGAAGAGGCCTTACCTTTCTCGCGTGGAGGTGAAG GCTGTTGCTGAAATAACCATATCACGCCATTTGAGCTCAAGAGGAGTAAAACCG GAAGCTCTTGCGGCTCTTGCAGAGGTATGCAGTATGCGCTTTGTCCATGGAGTAAGTACCCGGACTGGATTGATGGGAATAGACTACCCTACTGCCGCATGGCTTTCCAG AGATTGTGGCTATAGGGCGTACACAGTCATCTCTGTGGATGATCTCTACAATCCTTTTGCATCCATGTACTTTGGCGCCGCTTACTTGGGATGGTTGTCGCAATACGAAGGAAG GGAAAGGAGCCATGAATTCATTGTTCAAGCTTACCTGGGGGGACCAGAAAATGTTAACGTCCAGGAAACTGGCCCGTTTTGGAACCAATTCCTGGAAGTATTAAAACACTATCAAGATCCAAAGAA GGACCATACAAGCTGTTGTATTTTGTGA